GGCGACCTCGATGCCGCCGCGGGTGTGGCGCTCGAGTGCTGGGACGTCTTCGACGGCCTCGACTGCCTGGTGAACAACGCCGCCATCCCCAAGCGGGTGCCGGTGCCTCGGCTCACGCCCGAGCTGGTGGACGAGACGATGCGGGTGAACTTCACGTCGCCGGTGCGGATGACGCTCGCGCTGCTGCCCCGGTGGATCGAGCGGGGTTCCGGCTGCGTCGTCAACGTCTCGAGCATGGGCGGCCGGCTTGGCATCGCGCACGAGGCGGCCTACTGCGCCTCGAAGTTCGGGCTCTGCGGGTGGAGCGAATCGATGGCGATCGACCTGCGCGGCACCGGCGTCGAGGTGAAGCTGGCGCTGCCGGGGCCCATCGGGACCGAGATCTGGGACCTGCCCGGCAACGACCCTGCGCTGTACGCCGGGCCGTTCGTGCCGGCTGACGAGTGCGCCGCCAGCCTCGTCGACGCGATCGAGGCTGACGGCTTCGAGTTCTTCGTGCCCCCCGAGTTCCCGGGCGGTCTCGGCTCCCAGCACGAGATGGTCGTGGGCAAGACGCGCGACGTCGACGCGTTCATCGACCTCATGGGCCAGATGGCCGAGGGCTGACCGCCTAGGCCGGCGCCACGTCGACGGCGACGCCGTTCAGGACCGCGTTGCCCGAGAGCGGGTCGCACCGCTCGGCGCCGGCCACGACGTTGCTGTTGACGCCCGGCCGACCGGCGGCCACGCCGAGCAGCACGCCGTCGCGATCGTGGCCCCACCCG
The genomic region above belongs to Acidimicrobiia bacterium and contains:
- a CDS encoding SDR family oxidoreductase, which gives rise to MRIEGSTFLVTGASSGIGAALAPMLAARGATVGIVARRRDRLEAVLARCAEHSPRSRLWAVDLGDLDAAAGVALECWDVFDGLDCLVNNAAIPKRVPVPRLTPELVDETMRVNFTSPVRMTLALLPRWIERGSGCVVNVSSMGGRLGIAHEAAYCASKFGLCGWSESMAIDLRGTGVEVKLALPGPIGTEIWDLPGNDPALYAGPFVPADECAASLVDAIEADGFEFFVPPEFPGGLGSQHEMVVGKTRDVDAFIDLMGQMAEG